In the genome of Streptomyces sp. P3, the window CGGCCACCGCGACCGACGACGAGATCTGGAACTCGGTCGACGCGATCTCCGGCTTCTCCGCCTACACCGACCAGGGCCTCGCCACGTACACGCCGTACTACTACCAGGCGGGCACCCAGCTCGGCGCCCCCACCATCCACTTCCCGGCCATCGAGAAGAAGTACATCCGCTACGGCTACCAGCCGCCGCGCAACTTCGTCCCCCGCGACATCCGGATGAAATTCCAGCCGGGGGCGATGCGGGACGTCGACACGTGGGTGCGGCACAACGCCCGCCACATGCTCTTCGTCTACGGCCAGAACGACCCGTGGGGCTCGGAGCGGTTCCGGCCCGGCAAGGGCGCGAAGGACAGCTACGTCTTCACCGCCCCCGGCCTGAACCACGGCGCGAACGTGGCCGGACTGGTCGCGGACCAGAAGACGCTGGCCACGGCCCGCATCCTGGACTGGGCGGGCGTCGCGGCGCCGTCCGTGGACCGGGCGAAGCCGCTCGCGAAGTTCGACGCGAAGCTGGACGTGCGGGACGTGGAACGGGAGCCCGCGCTGCGCCCATGAACACGCCCGTGACGCGCCCCTGAGGAGCTGAGGAGCGAGGCTGTGGACGCCGGACGCCCGGCGTCCACAGCCTTCGTCGTCCCCGGGGTCAGGTTCAGGTTCAGGTTCAGCGACATTCTTGCGAGGAAGGAACCCCAGGCGTTCACGCCTGGGAGGAATCGCATCGTGTGGTGGCGACGCGGAGCGTCGCGGTGTCCGGGAGTTCGGGCGCGGAGCGCCCGTGGGGCTGTCCGGCGGAGCGGGATGATATCGAACGTACGGTCAGTGGGTCGCTGGATGGTAGGACGGATGTGCGGAAGCTGCCTGTGTGTGCGGGCCGGTGTGTAGGTTCCGGTGTCATGAAGCTGGTGGTGCAGGTCAAGCTGTTGCCGACGCCGGTACAGGCGGCGGCGCTTGAGGCGACCCTGCATGCCTGCAACGAGGCGGCGACCTGGGTGTCCGGGGTCGCCTTCGTCAAGGACGTGAAGCGCAACTTCGCGCTGCGCGAGCACACCTACTCCGAGATCAAGCAGCGCTGGGGCCTGGGTGCGCAGGCCGCCCAGCACACCATCAAGAAGACCTGTGACGCCTACCGAACGCTGGCGGCGAATCTGAAGGCTGGGAACCTGGGCAAGCCGTGGTCGAAGCCGTACCGGCGGGCGGTGGAGAAGCCGATCACGTTCCGGCCCGAGGGCGCACAGCCCTATGACGACCGGATGCTGTCGTGGCAGATCGCCGACCGGACTGTCTCGCTGTGGACCCTGTCCGGGCGGATGAAACAGGTGGCGTTCATGGCTTCCCCGGAACAACTGGCTCGCCTGGCCCTGTACCGCAAGGGCGAGTCCGACCTCGTCGCGCGGGACGGCATGTGGTTTCTGCACGCCACCTGCGAGATCCCCGAAGCACCCCTGAACACCGATCCGGTGGCCTTTTTCGGTATCGATCTGGGGATCGTGAACATCGCCACCACCTCCGACGGTCAAATCATGGCCGGGCGCGCCCTGAACCGGGGACGACTGCGTGAACGCACCCTGCGCACCAAGCTGCAGAAGAAGAACACCCCGTCCGCCAAGCGCCGGCTGAAGAACCGCAGGCGCAAAGAGGCACGGCGGGCCAAGGACATCAATCACAAGATCGCGAAACATGTGGTGGCCGAGGCTGGGGGCACCGCCCACGCCCTTAAGGCAGTGGGGGAGCACCGGACGCGGAATCGCCCTCGAAGAGCTGACGGGCATCCGCGAACGGGTACGGCTTCGCAAGCCCCAACGGGCTACCCACTCCAGCTGGTCATTCGCCCAGTTGGGGGCATTCATCGCGTACAAGGCCAAGAAGGCCGGGGTACCGGTGGTGTATGTCGATCCGGCGTACACCTCCCGCACCTGCGCCGAATGCGGCCACATCGACAGAGCGAACCGGGTCTCGCAGGCCTGGTTCGCGTGCCGGTCCTGCGGATTCGTTGATCACGCAGACCGCAACGGCTCCCGCAACATCCGCGCTCGCGCGGAAGAGTTGTGGCGACGCGGGGCGCAGTCAACCGCCCCAGACCCACCCCCGACACCCGAGGGCGGGACCGGACGCAAACGCAGCACCACAGCCAGTGGCGCCCGCTGTGCAAGCCCGGGACTTTAGTCCCGAGTCGTTGACTACGTCAGGCCGTGTCCGATCGGGTACAGCACGCGGGTCGGGTCGTCCGCCCGCTGCACGGGCACCGGCAGCTTGCCCTGCGGCCGGACCACGCCGGCGATGACGCGTGCGGCGGTCCGCAGTTCGACGTCGGTCCAGCAGTAGGTCGCCAGGCACGCCGTGACGGACGGCAGGTGTGCCACGTCGTAGGGGTTGCGGACCGCCACCGCGATCACCGGCCGGCCAGTCGCCGACAGCCGCTCGACCAGCGTCTTCTGGGCGCTGTCCGCCGTGACGTTGTAGGTCGCGACCACCACCGCGGCCACGCCGTCCGCCGCCGCGACCGCCTGCGCGATCGTCTCGGCGGAGGGGGCCGTGCCGGTGGGCAGCGTCGTCGTGCGGAAGCCCTGCGCGGCGAGGGCGGCGGCGAGGACGCCGGTGGGCGGGCCCGTGGTGCCGGTGGGCGAGGCGGGGTCGGCGCCGACGACCAGCAGCGTGGGGTGGGTGCGGGGCGACAGCGGGAGCACGCCGCCATCGCCCTTCGAGCCGCCCGTCCCGCGCTCGCCGCGCTCGCGGCCCGTGCGGCCTTCGTTGACGAGGAGTGTCGTCGTGCGCTCGGCGAGCAGGTCGGCCGCCGCGAGGTGCTCCGGGGACCCGACGGTCCGGGCGGCCCCGGCCGGGCCGACGTAGGGATCGTCGAACAGCCCCAGCCGTTCCTTCAGCCGCAGGATGCGCAGGACCGCCTCGTCGAGCCGCCCTTCGGTGAGCTCCCCGTCCCGGACCGCCTTCAGGACGGCGTTGAAGGCGACGTCCAGCCTGGGCGGGTTGAGCAGCTGGTCGACGCCGGCCTTGAGTGCGAGCACCGGCACCCGGTCGTCGCCGTACCTGGTGCGCACGCCCGCCATGTCCAGGGCGTCGGTGACCACGACGCCGTCGTAGCCCAGCTCCTCGCGCAGCAGCCCGGTGACGACGGGCCGGGAGAGGGTGGCCGGGTCGCCGGAGGCGTCCAGCGAGGGCAGCACGATGTGCGCCGTCATCAGGCAGTCGACGCCGGCCGCGATCGCCGCCCGGAACGGCGCCGCGTCCAGCGCCTCCCACTCCTGACGGGTGTGCGTGATGACGGGGAAGCCGGTGTGGCTGTCCACGGTGGTGTCCCCGTGCCCGGGGAAGTGCTTGGCGGTCGCCGCGACCCCCGCCGCCCGGTAGCCCTCGACCTCCGCCGCGACCAGCGAGGCCACCGCGTCAGGGCCGGCGCCGAACGAGCGGACCCCGATCACCGGATTGGCCGGGTTCACGTTGACGTCGGCGACGGGGGAGTAGTTCTGCCGGATGCCCATGGCCCGCAGCTCGCGTCCCGCGATCCGGCCGAGGGTACGGGCGTCGTCGCGGGAACCGCCGGCGCCCATCGCCATCGCGCCGGGGAACAGGGTGGCCGGCCGGCCCACCCGGCAGACCGCGCCGTGCTCCTGGTCGGTGGAGATCAGCACCGGCAGACCGCGCGGCTGCCGGAGCGCGGCCCGCTGGAGACCGTCGGAGAGGTCCGCGATCTGCCGGGGCGCGCGGGTGTTGTGCGCCCAGGCGAAGTAGACGACTCCGCCGAGCCGGTAGCGGGCGAGCAGCTCGGCGCCGGTGCGCACGCCGAAGTCGGCGAGGTTGGCGTCGGCGTCGGCCGGGTCGGGGGCGGTCGCCGAGTGGCCGTGCACCCGCGAGACGAAGACCTGGCCAACCTTGTCCTCCAGCGTCATACGGGAGAGGAGGGCGCGCGGCCGGCGCTCGTCCGCGTGCGCGGGGCCGCCGACGGCGAGCGCGGCGGTGACGCCGGCGGTGGCGGCGAGAACGGTGCGTCGGGAGGGCATCGGCACTCCTTCCGGTGGGGGACGGCGGGGTGGGGGACGGCGGGGTGGGGGACCGGTGGCGCACGCTACCCGCGCGAGCGCCGCCGTCGGCGCATTGGACGAAGGCGCGCCGACGGATCCAGAGGCCGGCACCTCCGCCCCGCCGCCCGGCCGCCGAAGGCCGCCCGGCCCGCCGCCCGGCCGCCGAAGGCCGCCCGGCCCGCCGCCCCGCCGTCGGGGGCCGGCCGTCCCCGACACTCCGCCGCGGCCCCGCGGCCGACCTGCCGTGGAACCGCCATCGAGTTGCTGCCGGCCTGCCGTCGGCACGCCGACGACCCGGCCGTTCACCCGCAGGGCACCGTCTCGACGCCCGTCCATCCCGTGGACGTACCGGCGTCGCGGGCGAGCCGCGCGGGATCATGAGGGGCATGGTCCTCGTCGACATCCCCGGTTCCAAGTCCATCACCGCCCGCGCCCTGTTCCTGGCCGCGGCCGCCGACGGCGTCACCACGCTGCAGCGCCCTCTCCGCTCCGACGACACCGAGGGTTTCGCCGAGGGCCTGACGCGGCTCGGCTACCGCGTCGGCCGGACGCCGGACGCCTGGCAGATCGACGGCCGTCCGCAGGGGCCGGCGCTCGCCGAGGCCGACGTCTTCTGCCGGGACGGCGCGACCACCGCCCGATTCCTGCCCGCCCTCGCCGCCGCCGGCCACGGCGTCTACCGCTTCGACGCCTCCCCGCAGATGCGCCGCCGCCCCCTCCTGCCGCTCACCCGCGCCCTGCGCGACCTGGGCGTGGACCTGCGGCACGAGGAGGCGGAGGGCCACCACCCGCTGACCGTGCGGGCGGCGGGCGTCGAGGGCGGCGCGGTGGTGCTGGACGCCGGCCAGTCCTCCCAGTACCTGACCGCCCTCCTCCTGCTCGGCCCGCTGACCCGCACCGGCCTGCGCGTCACCGTCACCGACCTGGTCTCGGCGCCGTACGTCGAGATCACCCTCGCGATGATGCGGGCGTTCGGCGTGACGGTCGGCCGCGAGGGGGACACGTACGTCGTCCCGCCCGGCGGCTACCGCGCCACGACCTACGCGATCGAGCCGGACGCCTCCACCGCGAGCTACTTCTTCGCGGCCGCCGCGCTGACCGGCGGCGAGGTGACCGTGCCCGGCCTCGGCGAGGGCGCGCTCCAGGGCGATCTCGGCTTCGTGGAGGTGCTGCGGCGGATGGGCGCCCGCGTCGACGTCGGCGCGGACCGCACGACCGTGGCGGGGACCGGCGAACTCCGGGGCGTCACCGTCAACATGCGGGACATCTCCGACACCATGCCGACCCTCGCCGCGCTCGCCCCCTTCGCCACCGGCCCGGTGCGCATCGAAGACGTGGCGAACACCCGCGTGAAGGAATGCGACCGCCTGGAGGCCTGCGCGGAGAACCTGCGGCGGCTCGGCGTCGAGGTGGCCACCGGCCCCGACTGGATCGAGATCCGGCCCGACGCGGGCGGCAGGCGTGCGGACGGCTCCGGTGCCGGCGGCGCTCCCACGGGCGCCGACGTGAAGACCTACGGCGACCACCGCATCGTCATGTCCTTCGCGGTGACGGGGCTGCGCGTCCCCGGAGTCACCTTCGACGACCCCGGCTGCGTCCGCAAGACCTTCCCCGGTTTCCACGAGGCGTTCGCGCGGCTGGCGAAGGCACTGCGCGAGGACGGCGTCGGCTGAGCCCCGGACTGCCTGAGAGACCGGCCCTCGAGAGGGGGCCGAGGGGCACACCGCCAGGGGTGCGGAGATCACTGTTCACGTAATGTGTGCTGCCCTACACGTCATCAGGGGGGATTGTGCGAACGAGGGCGAGAGCCGCCGCCTTATGCCTGCTCATGGGGGCTGTCGCGGTCGGTTGTGCCGGTGGCGCGGGCGACACGGCTGACGCGGTCGATACGCGCTCCGCCGACCGACTGCTCGGCGAAGCCGACCGCACCATGAAGGCGCTCACGTCGGTGACCGTCGTCAGGGAGGTCACCACGGCCCGGAACCGGCATTCCAGCCGCCTGACGACCGACCTCAAGAGCAGATGCCGGGTGAAGTCGACCGCATCCTCCGGTTCCGAGATGGAGCAGATCCGGATCGGTGGGACGGACTACATCCGTGGCAACGACGTGTACTTCGAGCTGTGGGGGCGGGAGACGGTCCCCGCGATGCGGCTCAAACCCTGGCTGAAGAGCCCCGTGAGCGCGGCGAAGGGTGCGGACCTGCTGGCCGACTGCGCATGGCGTTTCCTGCCCTCCTCGTCGGGCAAGGCGACCAGGGACGACCCCACCGAGCTCGACGGAGTACAGGTCATTCCCGTGGAAGTGGCGGATGGCGAAGTCGAGGGGGGTGTTTTCACCTACTACGTGGCCGCCGAGGGCAAGCCGTACCTTCTGAGGGTCGACTACAAGGAACGCCACTCCCGCCGCGTCACGAAGTTCAGCGCCTTCAACGACCGTGTGGACATTCAGCCCCCACCGGCGGCCGACGTCCTGGATCTGAGCAGTCTGCCGCCGGACGGTGCCCGGTAGATCGTGTTTTCCGGTCGTGTTTCGCCGCCGTGACCGCACGGAGGGGCGGACGCACACCGCCCGCCCCCGTCTCGGCCGCCGACGTCCGTCCGGTGACGGCTGCCTCACGAGTCGGTCGAAGCCGTTGCGGCGACCGCGGCGACGGAAGCTCTCGGCAGCCGCTCCCAAGCGGCCCTCGCGAGCCCTGGCGCCCCTGGCCTCAGGCGGAGTCGTTCAGCAGCCGTCCGAGATGCGCGCGTCCGGCGTCCAGGAGCCCCTCCAGCGGCGCGGCGGCCTCGTACCAGCGTTTCTCGTACTCCCAGCACAGCCAGCCGTCCCACTCGTGGCGCGCCAGCACCTCCACGCACTCGGCGAGCGGCAGCACTCCGGTGCCGAGCGCCAGCGGCGTGGTGTCGTCGGCCGACGCGATGTCCTTGACCTGTACGTAGCCGAGGTACGGGGCGAGCGCCGCGTACGTCTCCTGCGGCTGTTCGCCGCCCAGCCAGGTGTGCATCACGTCCCACAGCGCGCCGACCTGCCGGTGCCCGACGAGACCGAGCACGCGGGTGGCGTCCGCGCCGGTGCGGTGGGAGTCGTGGGTCTCCAGCAGGACGCGCACTCCGAGGTCGGCGGCGAACTCGGCGGCGACGGCGAGCCGT includes:
- a CDS encoding glycoside hydrolase family 3 protein gives rise to the protein MPSRRTVLAATAGVTAALAVGGPAHADERRPRALLSRMTLEDKVGQVFVSRVHGHSATAPDPADADANLADFGVRTGAELLARYRLGGVVYFAWAHNTRAPRQIADLSDGLQRAALRQPRGLPVLISTDQEHGAVCRVGRPATLFPGAMAMGAGGSRDDARTLGRIAGRELRAMGIRQNYSPVADVNVNPANPVIGVRSFGAGPDAVASLVAAEVEGYRAAGVAATAKHFPGHGDTTVDSHTGFPVITHTRQEWEALDAAPFRAAIAAGVDCLMTAHIVLPSLDASGDPATLSRPVVTGLLREELGYDGVVVTDALDMAGVRTRYGDDRVPVLALKAGVDQLLNPPRLDVAFNAVLKAVRDGELTEGRLDEAVLRILRLKERLGLFDDPYVGPAGAARTVGSPEHLAAADLLAERTTTLLVNEGRTGRERGERGTGGSKGDGGVLPLSPRTHPTLLVVGADPASPTGTTGPPTGVLAAALAAQGFRTTTLPTGTAPSAETIAQAVAAADGVAAVVVATYNVTADSAQKTLVERLSATGRPVIAVAVRNPYDVAHLPSVTACLATYCWTDVELRTAARVIAGVVRPQGKLPVPVQRADDPTRVLYPIGHGLT
- the aroA gene encoding 3-phosphoshikimate 1-carboxyvinyltransferase is translated as MVLVDIPGSKSITARALFLAAAADGVTTLQRPLRSDDTEGFAEGLTRLGYRVGRTPDAWQIDGRPQGPALAEADVFCRDGATTARFLPALAAAGHGVYRFDASPQMRRRPLLPLTRALRDLGVDLRHEEAEGHHPLTVRAAGVEGGAVVLDAGQSSQYLTALLLLGPLTRTGLRVTVTDLVSAPYVEITLAMMRAFGVTVGREGDTYVVPPGGYRATTYAIEPDASTASYFFAAAALTGGEVTVPGLGEGALQGDLGFVEVLRRMGARVDVGADRTTVAGTGELRGVTVNMRDISDTMPTLAALAPFATGPVRIEDVANTRVKECDRLEACAENLRRLGVEVATGPDWIEIRPDAGGRRADGSGAGGAPTGADVKTYGDHRIVMSFAVTGLRVPGVTFDDPGCVRKTFPGFHEAFARLAKALREDGVG
- a CDS encoding sugar phosphate isomerase/epimerase translates to MKFAFSTLGVPGMPLPQVLRLAVAHGYHGVELRAHPEEPVHPGLSPDERTDAAAAFKAAGVEVLGLAGYARVAAPGDDEAVVEEIRALAGLARDLGAPFVRVFPGGADGQSADEADAVAARRLAVAAEFAADLGVRVLLETHDSHRTGADATRVLGLVGHRQVGALWDVMHTWLGGEQPQETYAALAPYLGYVQVKDIASADDTTPLALGTGVLPLAECVEVLARHEWDGWLCWEYEKRWYEAAAPLEGLLDAGRAHLGRLLNDSA